TCTGCCGCTGCCCCGCCACGTCGCGGGCATAGATCTGCTCCATCGAGAACGGCACGAACAGGTCACCCAGGCCGTGCAGGGTCAGCACCGGCGCCTTCGGCCGGCCGTCGATCGTCGGGATCTCGATCAGCCGCCGCGTCCCACGGGAGGCGGGGTCGGTCGGGGTCACCCGCAGGATCGACGCGTTCACGTCGACCGGGGCGGCGGGCGAGTAGACGGTGTCGGCGTTCTGTGCGAGCCGGGCCGGGTTCAGCGCGAGCAGCCCGCCGTTGTCCGGAGTGGCCGGCGTGAAGAGGAAGTCCTTCCACACCGCGAACGCCGGCGTGGAGCCCGGTCGGGCACCGCCGCTGCGCTCGACCGTGATCGCGCGCAGCTGCTTGCCGAGGGCGTTGGTGGTGTCCTGCACCGGCGAGAGACCGACCAGCCCGAGCCGCTGCTGGATGGCCGGCACCGCGGTCGTGAGGTAGTCGGCCGTGGGCGGGTACGCCGGCACGTCGGCGAGGTCCTGCGCCACCAGGTTGTAGTCGAGGAAGTAGTCGAACAGCTCCTGGTCGCCGAGCACGCCGCACATCGGCAGCGCGCCGTCATAGAAGCGGGGGTACTCCTCCAGCGACCGGCCGATCACGTGCCCGCCCATGGAGACACCGGTGAGGTAGACCCGCGACGGCCGGCGGTCGAGCAGCTTCTTCGTCAGGTCGGCCAGATCCTTGGTGGTCGTCACGCCGGTGCGGACGTCGTACCCGTTGCGGGCGTAGCTCGACGCCGCCCACGCATAGCCCTGCGCCAGCAGCTTCTGCCGCAGCCCGTAGTCGGGTGCGTCGACCCTCAGCACGGTGCCGGTGCCGCGGTAGCCGTGCGCCCACATCACCAGCTCGCCGTTCCAGTCGGCCGGCGCCTCCACGACGTACGCCGCGTGCTCATGGGTGCCCTGGAAGACCCGAGTCGGCTGGCCGCCGATCGTCAGCGGAGCCAGCGGCGGGTTGGAGATCGTGTAGCCGGGCATTGGCTGGTCACCGCGGTCATGCCGGTCGCGAGGCGATGCGGTGGCCGACGACCAGAGCAGCGTCGTGGCGACCAGGCAGGTCACCACCGCGAGGACGAGAGCGGAAGCTCGGGCACGTGCCATGGGGTCCTCCAGAGAGCGCTGTGACGCAGGTCACTGGATCGTAGACCCGGTGGTACGACCACGGTGAGCTCCAGGCACGGCTCGACCAGCTGATGTCGGCCTGGAACTCCTTGCCGCAGGACGAGCGGATCCGGCAGATGCCCGACCCCTCGCCGAAGAGCTTCCGAGGAGCGGAGCTGACCGCGTCGCTCCCCGGGCAACCGGGCCGGCCGTATCCCGAGTGGCCGGAGCAGGAGCAGGGCGAGGAGGACGACGACGATTTCGAACCCGGCGATGTCCGGCTCTCCGCGCAGGCAGCACGCGACGCTATGTTCGTCCGCCAAAGCCTTGCCCTCGCTGACTGGGTCGGCTCACGCAGGGAGGTCACAAGCCGGGGTCTGTTGCGACCGCCCGTCGCCAGGTCGGCCTACCAGCATCTCGACCTGTGGCCGTGGGAACGTGCGCTCGAGGAGGCCGCCCGCTCCTCGTACGGCCTGCCCCAGCGTCCCTCGTCACCGGAGGTGGACGCAGTCATGGCCGACGCTGCGCTGAACTCCTGGCACAGCGCCCCCGGCGACTGCCTCGCCCTCGATCACCTTTGGTAGGCGGCCCGGGCCGATCAGCTCCATCTCAGCGATCTCGGCCGTGACTTCGCCATTGTGTTCACGAACCTCGTCGACTCGGGGATGCTCGAGACCTGACACATCTCCTATCTGCGTCGGTGGAATCTGACGTCGCCGTTGGGAAGTCGGCTGCGTGCGTAGCTTGGGTCGTGGGCCTTGTGGTGGTGGAAGCTGCACAGGAGTTGCCCGTCGGCGAGGTCGGTAGTGCCGCCGTGGGCCCAGGGGTCGCCTGCGTGGTGGGCTTCGCACCAGGCTGCTGGGATATCGCAGCCGTGGGCACGGCAGGTGGTGTCGCGCACCCGGAGGGCTTTGCGTTGGGCGGGGCTGAAGAGTCGGGCGGTGCGGCCGAGGTCGAGGACGTGGCCGTCGGTGCCGAGGATGGCGGGGATGATGCCGGCGGTGCAGGCCAGTCGGCGGGCGTGGTCGGGGGCGATGGGGGTGCCGGTGTGGGTGAGCGCGGCGCCGACGCCGTCGCGCAGCGTCTGGAGGTCGATGGTGACCAGGACGGTGGTGGCGTCACCGCCGTGGACGGGCAGCCGGTGTGGGTCGGTGTGTTCGAGGAGCGCGCAGAACGCGTGGCCGAGGCGGACGTCGTACGGCGTCTTCTCACCGTCGTGGTGGCGTGGGTTGGTGTAGGCGTGCAGGTAGGTGGTGAGTCGGTCGGCGACGGCGTCGGGGACCCGGGCATGGATGTCCGTGGTGCCGTCGCCGCGTCGGCGGGTGATGAGGCGGGTCAGCTTGTGGGCGAGTGCTTCTTCTGCTTGAAGGAGCCGGAGCTCGTGGTCCTCGCCGATCTCGGGGGCCACGACCTCGAGGACGCGGCGGCCGAGGATCCGCAGCTCGCGCGGGCCGTAGTCGCCGGCCTGCTCGACGAGGTGGGACTCGGCACGCGCCAGCACTTCCGGGTCGAGGTCGGTGGGCAGGTCGTCGAGTGCCTTCGCGATCACCTCGGCCTGGGCCGGGTTGACGGCGCCCTCGGCGAGACCGGCGGCCAGCACGTGCCAGTGCTCGAGGCTGAGCGCCAGTCGGTGGTGGCGGCGGGCCGCGCCGCCGTCGACCCGCGTGTGGTGGGCCAGCCAGGCCGCGACGTCTCGATGCGCCTCGACCTCCGCGACATCGCCGGAGGCGGCGGTCAGCCGGAGTCGCAGTGCGGCCAGCTGGGCGTCGACCCGCGTCAACGCCAGCAGCGCGTCTCGCTGGTCGGTGGTGGTCATGAACATCGGATCCACGTCGGTCACCGACTTCAGCGACGCCTCGAGCTCCGCGGCGCATGCCAGCACCGGATGGATTGCATCCACCTGCGACACCTCCCCGACACGACGACCTGGACAGCCCACCCGGTGGTGGTCTGCGGGTCTCACATGTCGATGGCAGCGCGCCCTGTGAGGGGGCCACGAACAACCCTCCTCACGGAGACGAGTTCGTCGGGTCGGGGCCTCAGCATCGGGTATCACCCACGACCTCCATGCATCGTACAGCTGTTCGAAAAGAAGCACCAGGTTCGTTCAATGGTCGGCGCGGACTCAACCAGCTGTCCCGATCGGGCCCCGAGGGCGATACGTCACGTGCGTCGCCTGCGAGACCGGCCGGACCGACACCACCTCGAGGTCCAGGGGCGGGACGCCGTCGAAGAGCCGCTCGCCGGCGCCCAGGGTGAATGGCACGACATGGGTGCGCAGCTCGTCCAGCAGTCCCGCCGCGAGGCACTGGTTGACCGTCGCGGCCCCACCGGTGATGGAGATGTCAGCATCCCCGGCGGCTGCCCGGGCCTGCTCCAACGCAGACTCGACGCCATCGGTGACGAAGTTGAACGTCGTCCCACCTTCCATCTCCACGGGCTCCCGCGGGTGATGCGTCAGCACGAAGACCGGACCGTGGTACGGCGGCTCGGGGCCCCACCAGCCACGCCAGTCGACGTCCCACTCGCCGCGTCCCGGGCCGAACATGTTGCGCCCCATGACGAAGGCACCGGCGGCGGTGATGGCGGCCAGCTCGTGCGGACTCTCCTCGGGAGTGTCGAACATCCAGCAGTGCAGGCGGTCGACCGGTCCGTCGCCGAACGGCTTCTCGAGTGTCTGCCCCAGCCCGGCGGCGTACCCGTCGGTGGAGATGCTGATGTCACAGACCACCCTGCTCATGAGTCGACGCGCGCTGCCGGGCCGTAGGACAGGTGTACGACGCCGTTGTCGTAGACGTCCTGCGCGAGCAGTGCCAGCTCGGTCTGCCCCTCTCCCCAGAACTTCTCGCCCTCGCCGAGCGCGATCGGGTAGACGAACAGGTGCAGCTCGTCGACCAACCCGTCGGCCAGCAGCGCACGGACCAGCCGGCCGCTGCCGGAGATGTAGATGACGCCGTCGCGGTCCTGGTCACCGACGGACACGAGGGCTCGACGTACGAGCTCGGCGGTGACGTCGCGTGGGACTTCGACGAGCTGGCCGCTGCGTTCTCGGAGGTGCTCGGTCGCGACATCGTACGACGCGAGGTCACGACCGACGAGCACGTGTCTGCCCTGCTCTCGGCCGGCCTGGACGAGGGCACCGCCGGCTTCGTCGCTGCACTCGATGCCAACATCCGCGAGGGTGCGCTGGCCGAGGTCACCGGCGACCTCGCTCGCCTCACGGGGCGTCCCACGACTCCCCTTGTGGAGGGGTTGCGCCTCGTAGCATGAGGCCGTGACCACCACGGATGGCTCCATCACCCTGCCCGCCGCCGGCACCGAGGCCGAGACCCTGCTCGGCAGTCTCGACCGCATCCGCGGGAGGTTCGCGTGGAAGTGCGGCCCGCTCGACGCGGAGTCGATGCGGGCCACGCTCGGCCCGTCGATCATGACGCTGGGCGGGCTGCTCAAGCACATGGCCTTCGTCGAGGACTACTTCTTCACCAAGTGCCTGTTCGGCCGGGAGCTCGGGCCCGAGTGGGCGGCGATCGACTACGAGGACCCCGAGTGGGAGTGGCACACCGCCGTAGACGACAGCCCCGAGGAGCTCTTCGCGTTGTGGCAGGGCTCGGTCGCCCGGTCCCGTGCGGCGGTCGCCGACGCGCTGGCCGACGGCGGGCTCGACCGGATAGCCGTCCGTGCGCCGTTCCCCGAGCTGCCCAGCCTGCGCAAGATGTTCGTCGACATGATCGAGGAGTACGCCCGGCATGCCGGCCACGCCGACCTGATCCGCGAGTCGATCGACGGGCTCGTGGGTGAGGACCCGCCCGAATAAGCATCCCCGTCGTACCCGCCAACGAGGCGAGCTGGGAGGACCTGCGGGCGATCCTCGTGCCGGCTGGTCGGCAGCACCAGCAACCCGTGGTGGTACGCCGAGCAGCTCGCCGTGCTGCGCGCACCGTACCCATCGTCGGAGGCACCGAGCTCCAGGAGACCGTGCGCATGATCGGGCAGCGGATGGTGTCAGCGGCTGGTGCCGCGCAGGACGGCGGCAGGTAGCACCACGACGGCCAGACATGCCACGACGAGGAAGGCAGTCGCGAACGACGTCTGCACGGCGATCACGCCGACCGCCACGGCGCCGAGCGCCGTACCCGCGTCGAAGCCGATGTTCCACACGGAGCTGGCCAGGTTGTGGTGCCGCCGGGAGACGACGCCGAAGGCCACGACGAGGGTGAGGTTCTGCAATGCCCCGTAGGACAGCCCGAGCAGGGCCGCCGCCGCGAGGAACAGGCCCGCGCTCGTGTCGGCATCTCGCACCGACCAGGCGACGAGCGCCGTACTCACGCCGGTGACGAGCACCAGCGGCCACAGGAATCGGTGCGTTCGGTACCGGTCGGCCAGCCTGCCCACGCGCCACCGGGCGAGCGCGGTGACCAGTCCCATGAGCAGGAGTCCGGCCGCGCCCAGCAGGTCGTCCGACACCATCTGCGGCACGAACGTGATCGCCGCGCCGCCGGCCATGGTGACCGACAGCAGCACGACGGTCGGTCGCAGCAACCGGAGGTACGCCGCGAACGCCGGGTCGTCCCCTGCCGACATCTCGTCCGCCTTCGCAGCGTCCGGCAGGTCTGCCGCCTTCTCCTGCTTCTCCTGCAGTACGGCGCCCAGGCGGCGCGCCGCAGGCACACCGACCAGCGGCAGGGCACTGACCGCGAAGACCACCCAGTAGCCGACGTTCTGCGCGACCCACGGCGCGGCCGGCAGGAGGAGCAGGTTCGGGAGGCCGGCCGCGAGCCCGTAGAGGCCGATCGCCTCACCGCGCCGCTCGGGGTCGACGAGCGCGGCCACCGAAGCGCTGCCGGTGACGGTGAGCACGCCGAACCCGATGCCGCGGGCCGCGGAGAGCGCCAGCACCGGAGCGAGCGCGTCACTGACGACGTACAAGGCGGCGGTTGCGCCGAGGAACACCATCCCCGTCGTCAGCACGGGCACCCAGCCGAAGCGGCGCAGGGCGGTGGGCACGAGGACCTGGGTCAGCACCGTGAAGAGCAGCAGGATCCCGTTGACCAGGCCGGCGCCGCCGCTGTTGGCGCCGCCGTGCACGGCCCACAGCGGTGCGACCGGGAGCAGCGCCGCGTAGCCGCAGAAGCCGGTGACCGTCATGGCGACCAGCGGTGGGATGCCGGGCGTTCGCCAGATGGAGGACTTCACCGGGGCACGCTATCGGTGCCCCCGGATGGCGAGTCGTCGGGTCTGGCGCCAGCCTGGACTCATCTGCTGCACTGGACCAGTGCTCACACTCGACCAGATCTTCACGTTCGGTCTCGCCGCCGCCATCCTGATCGCGATCCCCGGCCCGAGCGTCGTGTTCGTCGTCGGCCGCGCCCTCTCCTACGGGCAGCGGGTCGCGCTGGCGAGCGTGGCCGGCAACACCCTGGGCCTGCTGACGATCGTGGTGCTCGTCTCCGCCGGGCTGGGCTTCGTCGTACAGGAGTCGGTCGTCGTGTTCACCGTCCTGAAGGTCGCGGGTGCGGCGTACCTCGTCTACCTCGGCGTGCAGGCGATCCGGCACCGCGCAGGGTTCCAGCGCGTGCGGGAGGCCGGCCCGATGCCGCCGTGGACGGCGCTGCGGCAGGGGTACGTCGTCGGGGTCTCCAACCCCAAGGCGTTCATGATCATCGGTGCCCTGCTCCCGCAGTTCGTCGTGCCGGAGACCGGCCACATCCCGTTGCAACTGCTCCTGCTGGGCCTGGTGGCCGTGTTCATCGGCCTGATCTCCGACTCACTCTGGGCGGTGCTGGCCAGCCGGGTCCGGGACTGGTTCACCGCGACACCGAAGCGGGGCGAGGCCGTCGGCGTCGTGGGTGGGGTCTCGATGATCGGGCTGGGCATGGCGCTCGTGGCCTCCGGCCGCGAGTGAGGGCGCGCCCAGGAGTCGATGAGAGGCTGGTCCGGTGACCGAACGCAACGTCCTCGGCGGCGATCTAGAACCGTGTGGCACCGACCCCGTGACCGGCTTCTTCCGTGACGGGACGTGCACGGTCGGGCCGGAGGACGTCGGTGTGCACGGGGTCTGCGCGGTGATGACCGACGAGTTCCTGGCCCACCAGCAGGCGGTCGGCAACGACCTCCAGACCCCCCACCACGAGTGGAACTTCCCGGGTCTGCGGCCCGGCGACCGCTGGTGCGTGGTCGCCGTCCGCTGGCTCCAGGCGTTCGCCGACGGCGTGGCCGCGCCGGTCGTGCTGGCCTCCACCCACGAATCGGTGCTGCGCGTCGTACCCCTCGAGGCACTCGAGGAGCACGCCGTGGACGTACCCCCGGACCTGAGCGAGCTGGACCAGCCCTGAGTCCTACTTGGCGGCCTCCCGGTCCGGCTTCGCTGCGGGGGTGAGGATCCCCGTGAGCTTGACCGAGATCAGGCCCAGGGCGCACCCGATAAGGAGTGTGACCAGGGTGTTGACCCAGACCCAGACGTACGGCGTCGACAGGACGCCGCCGAAGGCGCCGGCGCCGGCAGTCGCCGGGTCGCCCAGTGCCTTCACGCTGTTGCCGACGCCGCCGCCGTCCGGGGCCCAGTTGTCCAGGCCGGTGGCAATCCACCAGAAGATCGTGGCTGCGAACGCGCCGAAGATGCCGGGCACGTAGTACCAGTCGCCGACCACGGAGACCATCACCACCAGGAAGGCCGCGACCGCGACCACCACGGCGATGCCCCAGAAGTCCGGCAGGTCGGCGACCTCCGGAGCCAGGGCCATCACGAAGAGGCCGCCCAGCGTCCCGACCACCGAGGCGACGGCGACCTTCTGGAGGGCTGAGCTGTCGGCTCCGGCGGCGAAGAACAGCCCCCACGACACGAACGCCGTGGGGACGATGAGATGGAAGCTGGCTGGCAGGCTCAGCCCGTTGCCGAGGTCGCCCGAGGTGACCCAGTGGAAGGTGAAGTTGAGACTGAACTCGACCCAGATGAGCGCGAGCACGGCGATCACGATGGCGAGCGGAGCGGCGGCCTTCAGGCGAGATGTCATGGGGACTCCAGGTGACTGCGAGATGAGGGCCCGGTCAGTATCCGCGCGGACTTCGCCCCTTCACGTCGCACTTTGCGACGGTTCGCGCTGGCGCCGCAGCGCCAGCAGCCCTCACAGGTCCCGGACGAACCGGTGGCACGCGTGGACCCGCCTGAATCGCCGCCGGAGGTCGGCCTCGACACCGGGGTCCTGGGTGTCCGCATGGAAGAAGCCCGACCGGGGCTCCAGACCCACCTGCGCCTGGACCGCATCTGCCATCTCGTCGACTCCCGTCACATACACGTGTAGGTACCGGTAGCCGACCTCGAAACCGGACGCCTCGTACCAGGCCCGGGTGCCAGGGTCGTCGCGGGTCCACGCGTCCAGCCGCGTGATGCCGCGCGCCTTCAGGCGTCGTACCAGCTCGTCGAGCAGGGCGCCGGCCAGACCGGTCCGGCGGTGATCGGGATGTACGACGACCGTGTCGATCGTCGCCCCGTGCTCGGCCAAGGACGCGTCGCAGATCGCGACCACGTCGTCGCCGCTGACGGCCACCAGTGACAGCCCGGGTGCCGGCGCTGGACGCGTTGGCCAGACGTCGTCGAAGTAGGTCGTGTCGAGAAAGCCCAGGACCCGGCAGCGCAGCCACGAGCGCTCGTCCGGGTCCGCGTACTCCCGGAACCGTGGAGCAGCCCCGACACCTGGCGCCGATGGCGTCGCTGCCGTGATCTGGAGAGTGTTCGGCCGGGTGTCGCCGGTGAGTGAAGGGCCACCTGGCTCTGGACTGCGGGCGCGAGACTCCAGGTCACGCGCCACGAAGTAGCCGTCCGGGCCGGTGGCGATGATCCGCGAGGTCACCTCTGGCTCGCGCGGACAGCGCAATCTCCGTGACGACCACCACCGGTCCAGAAGCTGCCCGAGCGATGCCGTCCATGCGTGAAGGCTTCGACGATTCGGTCACCGCGCCTGCCAGGAACATGCCGTGCGACCACAGCAGCGGGTGGACCGGCGGCCCCAATCGTTCGAGCCACTCGTCGAGCACGTCACCGGCCAGGAGGGGTGCGACCTGCTCCGGCAGCAGCAGGTGGGCGTCGGCCGTGGATACGACCCAATCGAGGAGCCGCGCCGCGCGGTCCGGGTTTGCGACCCGCGTGTGGTGCCGGGCGGGCAGGGCGGCGAGGACCGGCCACTGGCCGCCGCCCGCAACCCCCTGCCACACCGGCGAGCGGGGTCACGTGGGTCTGGTCGCGGTTCTCCTCCCGCCAGTCCCGGCAGGTGTCGGTGCCGGTGGCGACCAGGTAGCGCACGGCGGTCTCGATGCCTGCGGCTTACGTCGCGGGGTGGCCGCCGGAGACGAGCTCCAGGACCCGCGCACACCAGCCGTGGAAGCGGTCCGCCTCGTCGTGCAGACCGGCGCCCTCGGCGACGAAGGAACCGTCGCGGAACCAGGAGCACTGGTACGGCGCGAAACCGGGCGATGCGGGTCACGAACTACCCGGATCCTGGTGCGTGCGCAGCAGCTCCGCCGAGCGCCCGGCTAGCGGTCGCCGGCGGTCGGGAGGGGCGTCGAGGGGGTTGACAGGTCCGGACATGTCCGGCACGTTAACGGATGTAACCGGTTTCTGTAACCGGTTACATCACTGGTAGAGGAGGCTCCGATGTTGCCCACGATTCGCGATGTGGCCCGCCAGGCCGGCGTCTCCATCGCCACCGTCTCCCGGGTGATGCGCGAGTCCGAAGGCGTCCGTGACGCCACCCGGGTCCGTGTCCTGGCCGCCGCTGAGGAGCTGGAGTACACCCCCAGCCAGCTCGGCCGGCAGCTCGCCGAGCGGCGGCACGCCGCCAACGGCATCGTCTTCCCCGACCTGTCCGGCCCCTACTACGCCGAGGTCGTCTTGGGCTACGAGGCCGTGGCCGCCGAGCTGCGCCGCTCCGTGCTGATCTTGTCCACCCACGGCCGCAGCGATGCCGAGTCCGCGGTCCGCGACATGGCCGGTCGCTGCGACGGGCTGGTCATCCTCGGCCGCACCGTCAGCGACGCCGCCGTCCTGCACCTCGCCGACCGCGGCACCAAGCTGGTCCTCGTCGCCCGACCCCCGATCGGGTCCGTCGACTCGGTGAACGCCGAGAACCACGCCAGCGCCCGCACCCTCACCGAGCACCTGCTCTCCGAGGGGGTCCGCAACCTTCGCTTCGTCGGTGACCCGGTCACCTCGCCCGACGTGGCCGAGCGCTGGGCGGGCGTCCGGGCTGCCTTCCTGCGGTCTGACTCCGGCCGCACCCCCGAGCTGGTGACCGTCGACGAGCTCGACGAGGAGTCCGGTGCGGCCGTGGCCGCCGCCGCCCTCGCGGCCGACGACCTGCCCGACGCCTTCGTCTGCGCCAACGACGAGCTCGCGCTCGGCCTGCTCGGCCGGCTCAGGGCCGCCGGCGTCGACGTGCCCCGCACCGTCATGGTGACCGGCTGGGACGACGTGATGGCCGCGCGCTACGCCGGCCTGACCACCGTCCGCCAGCCGATGCGCCAGCTCGGTGCCACCGCCGCCCGACTTCTCGACGAGCTCATCGTCGAAGAACGCACCGAACCACGCCATGAGCTGCTCCAGACCGAGCTCGTGATCAGAAGCAGCAGCAGCTCCACCTCCCCTAAGGAACCGAAATGAAGCGCACTGCCACCGCCCTCGCCGTTGTCGCCGTCACGAGCCTCGTCCTCACGTCCTGTGGACGCGACGAGGCCGGAGGGGGTGGAGAGGAGCAGAGCAAGGCCATCTCCGACGGCGCCGCCACCGGGACCATCGAGGTCTGGGCGATGGGCACCGAGGGCGACGAGCTCCAGGCGTTCTCCGCCGACTTCGAGGAGGCCAACCCGGACGCCGAGGTCAAGGTGACCGCAATCCCGTGGGACGCCGCGCACAACAAGATCGCCAACGCGATCGCCAGTGGCGAGACCCCCGACGTGAGCCTGATCGGCACCACGTGGATGGGTGAGTTCGCCGAGGCCGGTGGCTTGATGCCGACCCCCGAGGGCCTCGTCGACGAGGCCGACTTCTTCCCCGGCGCCTGGGGTTCGACCGAGGTCGGCGGCACCTCCTACGGCGTCCCCTGGTACGTCGAGACACGGGCCCTCTACTACCGCAAGGACATGGCGGAGAAGTCCGGCTGGAGCGAGGCCCCCCAGACCTGGGAGGAGCTGCACCAGTTCGCCACCGACATGAAGGAGAAGGGCGGCGCCGAGTACGGCCTGAGCCTGCAGCCCGGCCAGACCGGCTCCTGGCAGACCGTGCTCCCGTTCGCCTGGTCCAACGGCGCCGCGGTCACCAACGAGGCCGGCACCGAATACACCATCGACTCGCCGGAGATGGTCGAGGCGCTCGACTACTACACCTCGTACTTCGACGAGGGCCTCTCGCCGGCCCGGATGCTCGACCCGGGCGAGCTCGAGAGCGGCTTCGCCGACGGCAGCTACGGCGCCTTCATCTCCGGCCCCTGGCACACCGGGCTCGTCGAGGAGGCCGGCCTGAGCACCGACGAGTACGCCGTGGCGCCGCTGCCCGGCAAGGACTCCGGACCCGGCACGTCGTTCGTCGGCGGTGGAGACCTCGCGGTCTTCTCGGACTCCGACAACACCGACGCCGCCTGGAAGTACGTCCAGTGGCTCAGCGAGCCGGAGACCCAGCAGGGCTTCTACGACACCGTCGGTGACCTGCCCGCCGTCCAGGCCGCCTGGGACACCGGCGAGCTCGCGGAGGACCCGCAGCTCCAGGTGTTCGGCACGCAGCTCGAGACCACCGAGGCCCCGCCGGCCGTCCCGACCTGGGAGCAGGTCGCCGCGACGATCGACACCCTCGTCGAGCAGGCCTCGAAGGGCGCTACGAAGCCTGAGGACGCGGTCAAGGAGATGCAGTCCAAGGCGTCGTCGATCGGCACCGGTCTCTGACATGACCGCCACGGCAACGGAGCCGCGACAGGGGCGGCCGGCGAAGGACAGCCGGCCGACCAAGTCGCGGCACGTGGATCCCACGCGGCGCGGCCAGGCCGTGGCCGCGTGGATCCTCGCCCTGCCGTTCTGCGCACTGTTCCTCGTCTTCACCGCGGGACCGGTCCTGGCCAGCCTCGGCCTGAGCTTCACCGACCTGCGCAGCACCGACGTACGCAACCCGCTCGGTGTCGAGTTCGTCGGCCTGACCAACTACGCCGACCTGGTCTCGGACCCGCTTTTCCGCAAGGTCACCCTCAACACCCTGCTCTACCTGGTGCTCGGGGTGCCGCTGACCATGGCCGTCGCGCTGGGTGTCGCTGTCGCGCTGAACCGGATCACCCGGCTGCGCGCGTTCTTCCGGGTCGGCTACTACCTCCCGGTCGTGACCAGCATCGTGGCGGTCTCGGTGGTGTGGAAGTTCCTGCTCCGCGACAACGGCGGGCTGGTCAACGTGATGCTCGCCTGGGTGGGAATCAACGGTCCTGGCTACCTCGACTCCACGACCACCGCGCTGCCGACGCTGGTGGTGATGGCGGTCTGGCGCAACTTCGGCAGCCTGATGGTGATCTTCCTGGCCGGCCTGCAGACCATCCCGAAGGAGATCTCCGAGGCTGCGGAGACCGACGGGGCGTCGGCCTGGGCGACCTTCCGCTACATCACCTTGCCGATGCTCCGCCCGACGCTGCTCTTCGGCGCGGTGATCACCAGCATCGGCTACCTCCAGTTCTTCGAGGAGGCCTTCGTGATGACCAAGGGCGGCCCGCTCGACTCGACCAAGTCCGTCACGTTCTTCACCTATGAGCAGTTCGGGTTCGGCAACTACGCCTACGCGTCGGCCGCTGCCTACCTGCTGTTCCTCGCCATCGTGCTGCTGACGCTGTTCCAGTTCCGGCTGCTGCGAGAGAAGGACTGACATGAGCAAGACCCAAGCGTCACCGCGCCTCGCGGGAGCAATGCGTGCACCCGGCTGGCTGTACGCCGTGATGGCCGCCGGACTCGTCCTCGTGGTCATCCCGTTCGTGTGGATGCTGCTGTCGTCGTTCAAGCCCGAGGCCGAGGTGCGCGCCGTACCTCCCACCTGGTGGCCGGAGACGATCACCATGGACAACTACACACAGCTCTTCACCCAGCTGGACTTCCCGCGCTTCTTCATGAACTCGGCGATCGTCGCGGTCGCCGTCGCCGCCGGCAACATGGTCTTCTGCTCGATGCTCGGCTACGCCCTCGCGAAGCTCGACTTCCCGGGCAAGAAGGCCGTCTTCGGCGTCGTGCTCGGCACGCTGATGGTGCCGGGCGTCGTCACGTTCGTGCCGCTCTTCGTGCTCACCACGAACATCGGGCTGACCAACACGCTGCCCGGGATGATCCTGCCGTTCCTCGCCGGCCCGTTCGGCGTCTTCCTGATGCGGCAGTTCATCGCGAGCCTGCCCGACGAGCTGATCCAGGCCGCGCGGATCGACGGTGCAGGTGAGCTGCGGATCTTCTTCTCGATCATCCTGCCGCTCTGCGGTCCCGCCGTCGCGACGCTCGGCGTGCTCACGTTCCTCGCGTCCTGGAACAACTTCCTCTGGCCGCTCGTC
This is a stretch of genomic DNA from Nocardioides sp. InS609-2. It encodes these proteins:
- a CDS encoding GNAT family N-acetyltransferase; protein product: MTSRIIATGPDGYFVARDLESRARSPEPGGPSLTGDTRPNTLQITAATPSAPGVGAAPRFREYADPDERSWLRCRVLGFLDTTYFDDVWPTRPAPAPGLSLVAVSGDDVVAICDASLAEHGATIDTVVVHPDHRRTGLAGALLDELVRRLKARGITRLDAWTRDDPGTRAWYEASGFEVGYRYLHVYVTGVDEMADAVQAQVGLEPRSGFFHADTQDPGVEADLRRRFRRVHACHRFVRDL
- a CDS encoding LacI family DNA-binding transcriptional regulator codes for the protein MLPTIRDVARQAGVSIATVSRVMRESEGVRDATRVRVLAAAEELEYTPSQLGRQLAERRHAANGIVFPDLSGPYYAEVVLGYEAVAAELRRSVLILSTHGRSDAESAVRDMAGRCDGLVILGRTVSDAAVLHLADRGTKLVLVARPPIGSVDSVNAENHASARTLTEHLLSEGVRNLRFVGDPVTSPDVAERWAGVRAAFLRSDSGRTPELVTVDELDEESGAAVAAAALAADDLPDAFVCANDELALGLLGRLRAAGVDVPRTVMVTGWDDVMAARYAGLTTVRQPMRQLGATAARLLDELIVEERTEPRHELLQTELVIRSSSSSTSPKEPK
- a CDS encoding sugar ABC transporter substrate-binding protein, which codes for MKRTATALAVVAVTSLVLTSCGRDEAGGGGEEQSKAISDGAATGTIEVWAMGTEGDELQAFSADFEEANPDAEVKVTAIPWDAAHNKIANAIASGETPDVSLIGTTWMGEFAEAGGLMPTPEGLVDEADFFPGAWGSTEVGGTSYGVPWYVETRALYYRKDMAEKSGWSEAPQTWEELHQFATDMKEKGGAEYGLSLQPGQTGSWQTVLPFAWSNGAAVTNEAGTEYTIDSPEMVEALDYYTSYFDEGLSPARMLDPGELESGFADGSYGAFISGPWHTGLVEEAGLSTDEYAVAPLPGKDSGPGTSFVGGGDLAVFSDSDNTDAAWKYVQWLSEPETQQGFYDTVGDLPAVQAAWDTGELAEDPQLQVFGTQLETTEAPPAVPTWEQVAATIDTLVEQASKGATKPEDAVKEMQSKASSIGTGL
- a CDS encoding sugar ABC transporter permease; translation: MTATATEPRQGRPAKDSRPTKSRHVDPTRRGQAVAAWILALPFCALFLVFTAGPVLASLGLSFTDLRSTDVRNPLGVEFVGLTNYADLVSDPLFRKVTLNTLLYLVLGVPLTMAVALGVAVALNRITRLRAFFRVGYYLPVVTSIVAVSVVWKFLLRDNGGLVNVMLAWVGINGPGYLDSTTTALPTLVVMAVWRNFGSLMVIFLAGLQTIPKEISEAAETDGASAWATFRYITLPMLRPTLLFGAVITSIGYLQFFEEAFVMTKGGPLDSTKSVTFFTYEQFGFGNYAYASAAAYLLFLAIVLLTLFQFRLLREKD
- a CDS encoding carbohydrate ABC transporter permease, with translation MSKTQASPRLAGAMRAPGWLYAVMAAGLVLVVIPFVWMLLSSFKPEAEVRAVPPTWWPETITMDNYTQLFTQLDFPRFFMNSAIVAVAVAAGNMVFCSMLGYALAKLDFPGKKAVFGVVLGTLMVPGVVTFVPLFVLTTNIGLTNTLPGMILPFLAGPFGVFLMRQFIASLPDELIQAARIDGAGELRIFFSIILPLCGPAVATLGVLTFLASWNNFLWPLVVATSEDKYTLPVALALYAVGQNATKYGLLLAGAVVVVIPVLAVFLLLQRRIMQGIAMTGIK